A stretch of DNA from Methylomicrobium lacus LW14:
GTAGATGCCTTGATCGGGAGCGCTTGGGCTGTACAGCACCGCCACCGAATACCATAGCGCAATGCCGGTGGGCCAGGCGGTCAGGCGTGCATGAAACAGTGCGGCCGCCATGATGATGAAAGACAAGGGTAAGAGCAGCCAAGCCTCATTGCCGGCTAACATCAGCGTCAATACCGATATGATAGTGGTGACGATGATATAGCCCAGCTGACGCATCCCGAATGCCAGCGATTGGCCGGCATTCGCATAGGCATCGTAACTCAGACAGATCAGCAGCGCGATCGCCCCCAACGGAGGCACATGCAAGGCTTGGCTGACTAGCGCAATGGTCAGCGACACGATGAACAGGCGAAATGCAGCGACCCGCCGCCCTGGAAAATCGCTGAGTTCAGCCGTCAGGAATTGCGTCAGGCCGGTGCCGAACCAAAGGCGGCTTCGACTTTTGTCCGAAAACGAAGCGTCCTGCGTATCGCCGTTGTTCATTGCTGCATCCGGGTTTTGCCGGCTCCCTCCTCACTGGCCGGCGAAACCTTAGGAATTTCGGCTGGACGATCCAGAACGGTGACAAAAGCGGTCATACCCATGCGCAGCGGATGCTCGGGGTCGCGTTCCTTTATCTCGATCCGCACCGGAAAACGCGATGCCAGGACAACCCAGTGCAAGGTGCGCTCAACCTCCGGCAATACGCCTTGTTGCTTCGTATTATCGGGAGAGTTGGCCCAGCCGATACCGGTCACCACCCCGCTAAAGCGTTTTCCCGGATAGCCAACCAGAAAAACTTCGGCGTCCTGGCCGGGACGGATGGATTGCAGATACGTTTCTTTGAAGTTGGCGATCGCATACCAGTGGCGGTCATCGACCAGCGCGAACAACTGTGTTCCGATCTTGGCGTATTCGCCTTCGCGGGTGTTCAGGTTGGTGACATAGGCATCGAAAGGCGCCCTGACCGAACAGTATTCCACGTCGAGTTCGGCGGCGGCAACGACCGCCTTGGCCGCTTCGATGTGGGCATTGACGTTACCGACCTGGGCAATTAACGACACGGCGCGGCGGCTCTCGCTTTTGGCTTCGGCGATCGCGCTCCGGGCCGAAAGCTCCTTGGCCCGCGCATCCGCCAACTCTGCACGCGAGGCAGCGTACTTGGAACGGGCCTGCTTGAGCTCATCCGCCGTGACGTATTGTTTCTCCGCCAATGGCTCAATGCGTTCGAGATAGTTATGCAGATACTCATCCTCGGCCTCGATTCGGTTGATTTCAGCCTCGGCAGCGGCGCGCTGGTGTTCGAGCCGCACGATGGCAATCTCTGCGGAACCGCTGGAGGCGCGCCGTGAATCCACTTCTTTTTCGGCCAGCAGCAATTCCGCCCTGGCCTGATCCAGTTTGGCCTGATAGGGGCGTGGATCGATCACATACAGCAAATCGCCCTTTTTGACGTATTGATTGTCTTCGACATGCAATTCCACGATACGGCCGCTCACCTGGGGCGCGATGCCGACGATGTTGGCCCTTACCATCGCATCGTTGGTGCGGGGGTGCTGATAGTTGATGCGCCAGGCCAGCGCTCCGGTGATCAGCGCGCCCAGCAC
This window harbors:
- a CDS encoding HlyD family secretion protein is translated as MENSQTDHYDINLKRRMTLGRIIGALIVLGALITGALAWRINYQHPRTNDAMVRANIVGIAPQVSGRIVELHVEDNQYVKKGDLLYVIDPRPYQAKLDQARAELLLAEKEVDSRRASSGSAEIAIVRLEHQRAAAEAEINRIEAEDEYLHNYLERIEPLAEKQYVTADELKQARSKYAASRAELADARAKELSARSAIAEAKSESRRAVSLIAQVGNVNAHIEAAKAVVAAAELDVEYCSVRAPFDAYVTNLNTREGEYAKIGTQLFALVDDRHWYAIANFKETYLQSIRPGQDAEVFLVGYPGKRFSGVVTGIGWANSPDNTKQQGVLPEVERTLHWVVLASRFPVRIEIKERDPEHPLRMGMTAFVTVLDRPAEIPKVSPASEEGAGKTRMQQ